One Electrophorus electricus isolate fEleEle1 chromosome 10, fEleEle1.pri, whole genome shotgun sequence genomic region harbors:
- the tmem200ca gene encoding transmembrane protein 200C yields MIATGGLLRISARRQDSLRAKNRAENKRKRKAKKKRKSEVVVVKGKLKLFSISGLVAALGILVLLVGIALAVLGYWPKDSLYPLLTPNSLQKPVRPEDVRVPKSMNWTNNGKLIHQLNGHLVSSNHSNGTDENSPKLGAFAEFLNRHLYSDKLKVFGPLIMGIGIFLFICANAVLHENRDKKTKIINLRDIYSTVIDIHSLRTKDNASHNGFVNYVQSKGLEDKPGSKYSAAMLAKESWPSSGTFKLDQGSLPPSRRSSNEKAQDFSLDRHSFTDTVYSIYREQDRTTKLLAVPKHWESRTFMTKSGNAFTLPMMKLNHRSVEKRRGSDMTGKVSSECLDADSIRHCLESLAASGSITKANVEMAQTRAILSQDSVEVYKSSGSLQGIPHISLQGSQVQLLPASPAKVTGSHLSLSALSDYSRSIDLGICPSTPSHRHMERPRRLSCPRMEGLSSGGYIKLEGLGGESFESSVFSSADPLSKGEVSESLPVEEEAASSEPDSGVVRQYSNKEKLIMISRSDTTLEDIETESVEI; encoded by the coding sequence ATGATTGCCACCGGGGGTCTTCTGAGGATCTCAGCCAGACGCCAAGACTCCCTCCGTGCCAAAAACCGAGCGGAGAACAAGCGTAAAAGGAAGGccaagaagaagaggaaaagcGAGGTGGTGGTAGTGAAGGGCAAACTGAAGCTCTTCTCCATTTCTGGTCTGGTCGCTGCGCTTGGCATCCTCGTGCTGCTTGTGGGCATTGCCTTGGCAGTACTGGGATACTGGCCCAAGGACAGCCTCTACCCACTACTCACACCTAACAGTTTACAGAAACCAGTTAGACCTGAAGATGTAAGAGTACCTAAATCAATGAACTGGACCAATAATGGTAAGCTCATTCATCAGCTAAATGGACACCTGGTCAGCTCCAATCATTCCAATGGCACAGACGAGAATTCACCAAAGTTGGGAGCCTTTGCTGAGTTTTTGAATAGACACTTATATTCAGACAAGCTAAAAGTGTTCGGGCCATTAATTATGGGCATTGGGATCTTCCTGTTCATTTGCGCCAATGCAGTGTTGCATGAAAACAGggataaaaagacaaaaattatTAACCTTAGAGATATTTACTCCACAGTTATTGATATTCACAGTTTGCGAACCAAGGACAATGCTTCGCACAATGGATTTGTAAACTATGTACAATCAAAGGGGCTTGAAGACAAACCAGGATCAAAATATAGTGCTGCTATGCTAGCAAAGGAGTCCTGGCCATCTTCAGGCACTTTCAAACTGGACCAGGGGAGCTTGCCACCATCGAGACGATCATCCAATGAAAAGGCACAGGACTTTTCCCTGGATAGGCATTCATTCACAGATACTGTGTATAGCATCTACAGGGAGCAAGATAGAACCACCAAATTGTTAGCAGTGCCCAAGCACTGGGAGAGCAGAACCTTCATGACAAAATCAGGCAATGCTTTCACGCTACCAATGATGAAGCTCAATCACAGGTCCGTAGAAAAGAGGAGGGGCTCGGACATGACTGGGAAGGTAAGCAGTGAATGTTTGGATGCAGATTCTATTCGCCATTGCCTTGAGTCTCTGGCAGCATCTGGGAGCATCACCAAAGCCAATGTGGAAATGGCTCAAACTCGGGCCATCCTTTCCCAGGATTCAGTGGAGGTTTACAAGAGCAGTGGCAGCCTGCAGGGGATACCACATATCTCCCTTCAGGGCTCCCAAGTTCAACTGCTTCCTGCTTCACCTGCCAAGGTCACAGGCTCTCACCTGTCCCTGAGTGCCCTATCAGACTACTCCAGGTCCATTGACTTAGGGATCTGCCCATCCACCCCTTCCCACCGGCACATGGAGCGACCCAGACGACTCAGTTGCCCTCGAATGGAGGGCCTGAGCAGTGGGGGTTACATCAAACTTGAGGGCCTTGGGGGAGAGTCCTTTGAGTCCTCTGTGTTTAGCTCTGCTGATCCTTTGTCCAAAGGTGAGGTTTCAGAATCTCTCCCTGTTGAAGAGGAGGCTGCTTCCAGTGAACCTGACAGTGGTGTGGTCAGACAGTactcaaacaaagaaaaactcaTCATGATTTCCCGATCAGACACTACTTTGGAGGACATTGAAACAGAAAGTGTAGAAATCTAA